In the genome of Columba livia isolate bColLiv1 breed racing homer chromosome 1, bColLiv1.pat.W.v2, whole genome shotgun sequence, the window CTGAGAAGGGACCAGGCTCCTTTGGGCTCACATGAGTGAAGGGGCAACAGAAGCTTAATGGACACACTCCAGCTGGGCATTGCTACCTCTCCCAGCTCTGGATGAAGCAGGCACAGCACATAGGTCAGAATAAAAACAGAGCCCTCCAGGTTACTGCCCACATGAGACACAGCCCAACAGTATTTGTGCTTCCACacttattagaaaaaaaaaattatttagatgAGAAGCCCACTGCATGCTCTGTcacacccagcacagcatccTTTTCCACTGCTGCCCCACGCATCAGCAAGATGTCCCAAGAAGACATAGGAGAACTATGTTGTGAATAGGAGCAACCTCTACAGAGGGTTGCAGGCCAAAATTAGCACAATTGAGGAGTTTCTCCTCCCTCCATGTCTCACTAGGTTTACCTAGATCTGCAACTTAAGGTAGTCCAGGTCCAGCGAGGGGTGCTTAGTTTAAGAAGAGATGGATTTCATCAGCCTGTTTTACTCAGGCAGAGTAAAGTGTCAGTCTAGACCTCAAGGGTGGGTGACTTTGCTTCAGGGACCCTTCCACTCTTCCCCTTAGTCACATCTAGCCCTAACATTTCCTCCTAAAaccttccttgggctttttaaCTTCTGCCTTCCCTGGCTTTTGACACTTACCCTGCTCTCCATCCACAACTTCAAGGGGCAAGGCTGGCACAATCCCACACACATATTGTACTAGAGCAAAGTTGGCTAACCTCCTCTCCCCTACCCCACCAGCAAGGTGACCAAACCATGTGAACTTGCAGTATGAAACAGATTAGATTGAGACTGCATAGACCAAAACTCTTATTTATTGAATgcttttttctgtatctttgaTATGGAGGTGTCAGAGGAAGTTATTCCCAGCTGATAGACTGGACTGTGAAGTCCCCTTGTGTATCAAAGTAGTCGAAGACAGGGAGCCCAAGCCGGTTAGGGAATGTGAACTGGTGGCCTGGGATGTGAACTGTCAGATCATTTTGGTTGACATTGAAAGTGATCTGCAAGACAAATGCAAGAGTCAGAAAGTTTCTGCCAAGGTGCCCTCAACCCCTTCCCTTCCACAGCATTGCTGTGCCACCCTCCACTTGGCAAGATGAACACAGCAGCATAACCTGCTCTTCAACAGCAGGAGTGTTATTCTGGTCTCCCATGAGATGAGCATTCCCTGCTCAGTTCAATAGTAACATCCCTTCGAGCTAGACAGAGCTTTCATGTTTAacccccagcccctgtccctgctcagagccCTGGATGGTGGCACTGATGGTGGCAGGAAAAACCAGCCACCTCCTGTACAGACAACCTTGAGACAGCCCTTGGGATTGGGCACCATGTGCCAGACACCTTCCCCTCACCTCTGCTGTGCCCCCCTTCTGGAAAGGGAAGACAGtctccctgtgctctgcaccCCACTCTTCCACCTTCTTCGAGTTACACACAATGGTGTTCACATCACCATGAGCATCAAAACGGGGGTTGAAGTGAAGCCCAATGCTGGAAGCATCCTTCCCGAGATTAAACACaaagctgcagagaaagacaTGAATGCTGTTTTAATCAATAATAAAGTAGCACATTATCATGAACATCTGAGTCTGTTGCGTGAAGCTCAAATGAGGGTAACCAAAGAGAAACTCTTTGCCAAAGTACACAGTTTCTCTAAAATGATGTGTCAGCAACAGGTACTCTCCTCATCTGGGGTGACAGGACCCACAGTGCCATCCCGGGAGAGACACCACTTGGTTTCCACAAAGTTTAACAGGAGCAAGGTTAAGCACTTTGCCCTGAACAGGGAGTTCTCCTGCACTCAAACCAGCTCCCAAGGCATCAGTTGCTTTTCACAGATTCCGTTTCAGCCCCAAACAGTTGCCTGGTGTTGCACTCTGCCTGTTGGCCActgccttctccctgccctgcagGCAGCCAAAATAATTACCATGTCATTAGCTATCCCAAAGCATCTGCAATGGCAGTGGGAGGGAGCAGCTTCCTAGCCCAGTGTCCACCTTGCCTCTAGGCCTCTTACCCagatgagaagagaagaggcatAGTATTTGGCAAGAGAAAGCCCAGGAGGCTTCACTCTGACGCTATCGAGCTTCAAAGGCACTGGGAAGAGCTGGGACATGTTTCCTGGAACACAGTTATTGCTGGTACAGCAGTTATGGGTTCCACCTTACCCACTGAGAGGCCCCACCAACCACTGATGTGCACAAGGGCTGGGAACCGCTGCCTCAGCCACCCTGATCCCTGCATAGTTAGGAGCACATTTCTACTTACTTCCACCTGCCTACTCACCACCTTCCCCACTAGTATCTCCatcaggtgaaagcaaacttcAGCTGCCTGAGACCCTCTCCTGCAACATGCAGTCTTTCCATTTGCACCATTAGCTGGAGCTGTGGCTCAAAGCATCCAAGATCTCCCAGCTGCTTGGGCTATGCTCTTCTCCCACCCAGTGAAGCAAGGCACTGTAACTGTGTCCCTGCTCCTGGGCCATCTTCatgcagaggagaggatgtggcAGGGGATGGTCTCAACCCAAATCTCAGTATAGACATGGCTTCCATTTCCTTTACCCTTCACTAGAGGGGATGTGGTCACTGACAGTGCATGCAGCTGCAGCTTCACATCTGCTTCAGCATAGCCCCTTGGCAGTAGTGTGCATCTGCAATGTGCATTAGGAAATGACTCACTGGGAAGTACTGCTGGCGTTAACCCTTTCCaaagctgctcctctcccacccaAGGGAGGGATTCCTTCTGTCTCCCACCAGCAGAAGACAACTCAGTGTGGTGCCTTGAACATGCTTGGGCAGCACAGCATCACTTACCTCTTGGCACTTGGTGAAATTTTCCCCTTGACAGTGAGGCGCTGGCCAGGCTTGAGACCCAAGTTGGTGCATACTGGTCCCTGGGGAACGCAGAGGCAGAGACATTAGCTCAATACCTGCTGCCTCACTTTCTCCAACTTGGCAACTCACTGGGCTTTCTTGCAACGCAGTGCATTGCTTTGGACCTCTGTAGAGACAGGGAAGCTCCCTTCCCCTAGGGCATTGCACCAGGGACATCCCAGAGAAGTTATTCCAGTCACATGGGACATGTACCCAATTTCCCaacctttctcctgctgctctcaTCAGCATATCTGTATTTCACAGCAGTGAAGCATAATCACCTGCTAGCTCCCATCACACCCACCCCATCCCAAACACACCCATGTGCCTTGTGGGTCTCAACACCATCCCACACAAGCTTGGCTGTGCAGGGATGGAGCCTCCATTGCTTTCTTCTGGCTTGGATTTGAACTTCAAGCCTTGCCTAGGTACAGGGGCTCAGACCaagggccttttttttttttttttgtgtttttttttccatcttcagcATTTGC includes:
- the LGALS1 gene encoding galectin-1 isoform X1; this translates as MSCGPVCTNLGLKPGQRLTVKGKISPSAKSFVFNLGKDASSIGLHFNPRFDAHGDVNTIVCNSKKVEEWGAEHRETVFPFQKGGTAEITFNVNQNDLTVHIPGHQFTFPNRLGLPVFDYFDTQGDFTVQSISWE